The genomic window ATTTATAATTAATACAGCACCAATTAATTTGGCTCTCAATCTCATATTATTAAGACCTAATCCTGAATTTGATTTTTTATTGTCGTATCCAATTCCGAAATCTTTTAATTGTAATTTAAAAACGGAATCAGTAGTTTCGATGTTCACATCAAATAAATCACTTCGAGAGTGTTTTAAACTATTGTGAAGAGCCTCTTGGAAAATTCTGTAAATGATTAATTCATGTTCCTCATTTATGGTCGGAATTGCTCCTATTTGATTAAAATTGTATTTGATTTTTTTAAGTTTCTTAATTCTTTCCAAATCCTGCTGAATAGCTTCAAGAAAGTTGTTCTGAAGCAGATTGTCTTTATTGATAATTCTTGAAAGAATTCTCAGTTCGTCCAAGGCTTTAGCCAAAACAGCTTTCATGTCTTTAAGTTCACTAATCTGAACATTTTTATTGCTGATTGAAATATTAAGCTGCATAATAGCGACAGATATAATCTGGCCGATATTGTCGTGAAGTTCTTTACTAATTTCAGACAAAGTCTGATCTTTTATTTCAATTCTGGTTTTAACCAGCTCTGATTGGAAATACAAGTCGGCCTCCATTTTCTCCACCACAAAGTTGTTTTTCTTCTTTAAAAAATAAAAGAAAATTATAAGTATAACGATAAGAAGGGTAAAGAAAACGATACCCAGAGAAATGACTAATAATTGTATTTCTTTTCGCTCCATATAAAACCTATTATAAAACAACTGTGAGCCAGAAAATTTAAGATAAACAGTACTAAGCTAAATATTGATTCGTCTTGTTTAATTAAGAACCAATTGATAGCCAGCATAAAAGGTGTGAAAGGAACGTGAAACACAAGTATTCCGAAAATATACCAGAAAAAAACAGACTTTTTAAAGTTTAATATTTTTTCTGAATTAAAAATCTCTATTAAATATAAACATGACAATATCAGTACTAATAAAACACCTATCGCAAAACTATATGTAAATGAACGGTTCAGGTCTTCTTTAAAAAATAAAAGATTTAAAAAAAAAGAAACGATAAATAAGACAAGAAATATAGCTGCGCAAACCCGATGATTGATTTTATTTAATAAGGCTCTTAGAAGTAAGATATAGGCAGAAAAACTGGCGAACATGTAAAAATTGTAAACGTAAAAATTCAGCAAACCCGTCCATTGGGTAAAATAATAGCCTACAATTTCGGTTACAATTGAAAACCAGATTAAAAGTACTAAAAATTTAGCTTTATTACCAGGAAGTTTTGGCAGGGAAAACAAGCCGACTATTCCTGATAATAAAGCTAGATAAATGATATAAGATCTTAAAAATTCAAACATAGTTTTAGTATAATAAACTTGGTGGTCTTCCGATGTTTCCGTAATTCATTGGGTCAAGACTTTGAATATCAGAAGAAGAAGCTTCTTGCACTAAAGCAAAACTTTGAATTTTTGCTGTGTTGTTCTCTATCTTCTTTCCTGTGGGAACTAAAAATAAAGTTGTCAGCCCAGCTTTTTCTCCGTGTTTTTCGTCATCTGGATAAATTCCAAAATAAAAGCGGATTCCGTCTACGTTGTAACCATCTTTTGCTCCATTAGTTTTGATGTAGTGAATGTAGTTTTCTAATTCTTCCAAAGAATACCAAATGGCATTTGCATCTTCTTTCTGCGCTTTTTTTGCTGTAAGCGAAGCTCTTTTGTTGTTGTAATTCACATTTAATTGTCTAGCAAATTCTTTTGTAATTAACTGACTTGGTTTTGCAGGAGGATTTTTCATGATTTTTATTGATTATTGGTTAAGGGTTTAGTTAACAGGATTTTGAAGTTCTGCTGGTGACAAAATTATTTGAAACCTAAAAAATGAACAAGGGGAAATACACCCTTTTTTCTACAGGTAAATTTATTCAAAAAAATGGGTTAAAGTACTGTTATGTAATATTTTATAAAAATAGAATTTTACACTATCAGTTTTTCTTTAAAAGCCCAGAAGAAAGACAGAAAGCATCGTAATAATTAACTTTTTAAAATGCTTCAAATGAATTAATAATAACCATTACCATAAATAAAAAATCATGAGAACTATAAAAGCAGGAGCAAAGTCTGCAGAAGTTTATTACTTAAATGAGCTTTTGGCAAAATTAAAATACAGTGTAATTGTTTCCGATTATTTCGGAACAGCAACCGATAAGGCAGTTAAAGATTTTCAATCCAATAATAATTTAGTTGTTGACGGCGTAGTAGGATTAAAAACCTGGTCGGCACTTTTAGAGAAAAGTAAAAATAGTTTTTCGTCTAACAGCAAACTGCTTTCAGAACAAAATTTAATCGATTTTTCAAATCAGTTTAATCTTGAACTGGCAGTTGTAAAAGCGGTAAATGAAGTAGAAAGCAACGGAAAAGGTTTTTTAATTGACGGACGTCCGAAGATTTTGTTTGAAGGCCATATTTTTTGGCGTGAATTAGAGAAAAGAGGAATTAATCCGAGATCTTATTTGAATTCAAATAATCAGGATATTCTATTTGAAAACTACACTAAAAAATATTATGTAGGAGGAACAGCGGAATATACGCGTCTGGAAAAAGCGAGAAACTTGGGTCAAGACAAAAAAATTAAAGATGCAGCCAACAGTTCAGCTTCGTGGGGATTATTTCAGATAATGGGTTTTAATGCGCTATCAATTGGATATAAAAGCGTAGATGAATTTGTAGAAAAAATGAACCAAAACGAAGGCGAGCATTTAAAAGCTTTCGGATTATTCCTCGAAAAAAACAATTTGATATCTCTTCTCAGAAATAAAAATTGGGCGTCTTTCGCTCTAAAATACAATGGACCAGCCTATAAAACCAACAAATATGATGAGAAGTTAATGAGAGCTTATCAGAAATACTTATGAGAATTAAAAATTTAGAATTAGAATTTAGAATTTAGAAATTAAAAATTTAGAATTAAAAATTAAAAATTAGCTCTAAATAAGCCTTTGTGGATCTTAGCGAAAGTTCTTAGCGGTATAATCTATGTTCAAAAACCTGAAACTTGAAACTTGAAACTTGAAACAAAAAAACAAAACCCGACAA from Flavobacterium fluviale includes these protein-coding regions:
- a CDS encoding sensor histidine kinase, with product MERKEIQLLVISLGIVFFTLLIVILIIFFYFLKKKNNFVVEKMEADLYFQSELVKTRIEIKDQTLSEISKELHDNIGQIISVAIMQLNISISNKNVQISELKDMKAVLAKALDELRILSRIINKDNLLQNNFLEAIQQDLERIKKLKKIKYNFNQIGAIPTINEEHELIIYRIFQEALHNSLKHSRSDLFDVNIETTDSVFKLQLKDFGIGYDNKKSNSGLGLNNMRLRAKLIGAVLIINSDKTGTSVTIEYPLTQDHEN
- a CDS encoding N-acetylmuramidase domain-containing protein, with translation MRTIKAGAKSAEVYYLNELLAKLKYSVIVSDYFGTATDKAVKDFQSNNNLVVDGVVGLKTWSALLEKSKNSFSSNSKLLSEQNLIDFSNQFNLELAVVKAVNEVESNGKGFLIDGRPKILFEGHIFWRELEKRGINPRSYLNSNNQDILFENYTKKYYVGGTAEYTRLEKARNLGQDKKIKDAANSSASWGLFQIMGFNALSIGYKSVDEFVEKMNQNEGEHLKAFGLFLEKNNLISLLRNKNWASFALKYNGPAYKTNKYDEKLMRAYQKYL